One window of the Rhodothermales bacterium genome contains the following:
- the dinB gene encoding DNA polymerase IV — MRKIIHIDMDAFYASVEQRDNPDFRGRPVAVGGRRRGVVMAASYEARKYGVRSAMPSSTAARRCPELIFVRPRMDVYAGISRQIRDIFRSYTDLVEPLSLDEAYLDVTEPMKGPASGTLLARQIKRDILETTELTASAGVSFNKFLAKVASGFNKPDGLTVILPEDAPAFIAALPVAQFFGVGRVTAERMKKMGIETGADLQALDEVELVRRFGKVGRHFHRIVRGLDERSVQPNRRRKSVGAERTFLEDLSDVEEMEQKIFEIAGNVAERMKRAGALGRTVTLKIKYHDFIVRTRSRTLPDYVADADELAAIGQQLLHAPVPGRPVRLLGLSISNLDTGEGEQKDPQLRFL, encoded by the coding sequence ATGCGAAAGATCATTCACATTGACATGGACGCGTTTTATGCGTCCGTCGAACAGCGGGACAATCCTGACTTCCGCGGCAGGCCCGTCGCCGTAGGAGGGAGGCGGCGCGGCGTGGTCATGGCAGCGAGTTATGAGGCCCGCAAGTACGGTGTGCGTTCCGCAATGCCATCGTCGACCGCAGCACGAAGATGTCCGGAGCTCATCTTTGTCCGTCCCCGGATGGACGTCTACGCGGGCATATCTCGTCAGATCAGGGACATTTTCCGGTCTTACACGGATCTGGTCGAGCCACTGTCGCTCGACGAGGCCTATCTCGATGTGACCGAACCGATGAAGGGTCCGGCATCGGGCACGCTACTCGCACGTCAGATCAAACGGGACATACTGGAGACTACGGAGCTGACGGCATCAGCCGGCGTCTCCTTCAACAAGTTTCTCGCCAAGGTTGCATCCGGATTCAACAAGCCTGATGGCCTGACGGTCATTCTGCCCGAGGACGCTCCTGCGTTCATAGCCGCGCTTCCTGTCGCACAATTCTTCGGTGTAGGCCGTGTCACCGCCGAGCGGATGAAGAAGATGGGTATCGAGACCGGCGCTGACCTTCAAGCGCTGGACGAAGTCGAACTCGTTCGTCGCTTTGGTAAAGTCGGCCGCCACTTCCATCGCATCGTGCGCGGTCTGGACGAAAGATCTGTTCAGCCAAACCGTCGACGCAAGTCCGTGGGCGCTGAGCGAACGTTCTTGGAGGATCTCAGCGATGTCGAAGAGATGGAACAGAAGATCTTTGAGATTGCGGGGAACGTTGCCGAGCGCATGAAGCGTGCGGGGGCACTTGGCCGAACCGTCACGCTCAAGATCAAGTATCACGACTTCATCGTGCGCACGCGGAGTCGAACGCTTCCGGATTATGTGGCCGACGCTGATGAACTGGCTGCAATCGGACAGCAACTGCTTCATGCGCCGGTGCCGGGACGACCTGTCCGACTGCTCGGACTTTCAATATCCAATCTCGACACGGGCGAAGGCGAACAGAAGGATCCCCAACTACGATTCCTCTGA